The genome window AACGACCACGGTGCAAAGCCGCATGTCGGTTGGTGAGGAAGTGGAGAAGAAACCTGTGCAGATCCATGGTCGGTACATTCTTTCCAGCATCCGTTCGGGTGCCATCATCATCGACCAGAAACGGGCGCACGAACGCATCATCTACGAACAGATCATCCGCAGTTTGGCGTTGCATCAGGCCCCGAAACAGCAACAGCTTTTCCCGATAAACATCGAGCTGAGCAGTGCGGACACCAAAACGCTCACTTCCATTTTGGATGAAGTAAAATTACTTGGAATAGACATTGAACCGTTCGGGAAGAACACGTTCATTATACAGGGATTGGCCACATACATCGATGAGAATACGGTGAAAGATGTGATCGATGAACTGTTGGATGAATACAACGAATCGGGCAGCCTTACCACCAGCAAACGGCAGGAAAAACTGGCGCAGGCCATGGCGCGCAAAGCCGCCATTCCGTACGGAAAGATTCTTCAACAGGAAGAAATGACACAGTTGATAGATGAGCTTTTCGCCTGCGACCTTCCCTACTCTGCCCCAAACGGAAAACCAACGCTCATCACACTTGGTTTAGATGAGCTGGAGAAACGATTTGGGTAAAAACCCGCAGCTTCGAAGTATGGACACTCAAATGTTTAGGACGGTTTTCGGTCGAAATCGCAATAGTTTGGACGATTTGGTAGACTATTTACAAAAGGTATCAGAGAATTTACCTCCAAGAGTAGTAATCGGATTTGACCAATCAGAACCTGAATTAATCAAAAGGTTTGTGAAAGACACGCGGGAATTTGTTGAGGTCAATGAATCCCAACTAGGTATTGAGAGTTTCCTTGAAAACCTTTATGAAGTCAATTTTCGTTTGGACGAAGAAGGCTACAAATTGATCTGGAAAGTCATTGATGATTGGGAATTAAGTCGTGCCCAATACGAGTACCTTGAAGAACTAAGGAGATAATCGAATCCCAAATCTGCCATTGGCAAAAAAGAAAGCCCCGAAAAGCTGTCGCTTTTCGGGGCAGTTCAAGGTGGGCCATAACCATCAACCAAGAAACCTTCTACATCATCGCCTTCACACTATTCCAAGGCCCACCATTCTCTACTTCCACGCCTGCTTTTCGCAGTAGATCCGCAGCCATTCCGCTTCTTGCGCCAGATCGGCAACAAGTGATTATTGGCTTGTTTTTACGCTTCAGTTCGTTCACCTTATTCGGAATGAGATTCAACGGAATGTTCACTGATTCTTTGATGTGACCTGCCTTATATTCCTCAGGCGTACGCACATCCACGATCAATGCCCCGTTCTTCAGCATTTCCGATACCTTCTCGTTCGTCTTGTTTGCTCCAAAAAGTGTTGATAATAGTCCCATGATTTTCTAATTGTTGCCACAAAGGACGGTAGCGGATTCTGCACGGTGCGTAACCAGAGTTACACAACCAAGTTGATCAGTGTCAACTTAATGTAGGCTTGAACGAAAGTCATTCAGCAAGATGACGGACATCACCCAAGACCGTGTTCAGGTCGGGTAATCTTGTGGCAAACTTTAAATCAAATTGCTATGAAAAAGAATATGGGAATGGCCGACAGAGTGATCCGAGTGGTTTTAGCCGTGGTATTTGCAGCCCTTTATTTTGCAGGAACAGTTTCGGGTGCATTGGGCATTGCGTTGCTCGTATTAGGCGTAGTTTTTCTGCTTACGGCATTCGTTAGCTTTTGTCCGTTGTACGTGCCATTTGGCATTCGAACCTGCCCGAAAGAATGAGCTTAGCGAATTCATGTAATTCAGGAGAATACTTGATGGTTGTCGTTTTGTGGACAACATTTACTGAATCTTAAGGCAACACCTTTCCGTTTTCTCCGTTCGGATGTTGACATTTGTCAGACAACGCTGAACCATGAAAAAAATCCTCATTCTGATTCTTGCCGGTGCATTGGTTGCCGGTGTGGCAGTTTACTTCGTTTACAATAAACCACATCGCGATGTGGCCAATGAGAAACCTGCTTTCACGGTTACGGCCGACCAACTCTTCGATGAGTACGAAGCAGATGAGAATGCTGCAAACGCCAAATATCTTGATGCTACCATTGAAGTAACCGGAACCGTTATCGAGACCGGAACGAATGATGCCGGTCAGCCTTTTGCGGTACTTGAAGCTTCCAATGCCATGATCGGTGGTATTCATTCCACCTTTAAAACGACATTCTCAAGCGAAGACCTCCAAGAGGGAAAAGAAGTGTGCGTAAAAGGAAGATGTACAGGTAAATTGATGGACGTGGTCATAACCGATGCCACGTTGAAGAAAACTCCTTGAACCTTTCGTGCAACTTGCTTCAACCATAAGATTTCCTTAAAAGCCGTATCCGTATTCAAATAAGAATTCCATTTCGTTTATTTTGCACCAACTCTGAATTAGAATGAAAAAATCCACAGCCTCTATCGTTCTTCTGCTCGCATTATTTGTTTTTACAAGTTCGTGTAAGCATGATCCATGGGTACCCACCAGTTTCAATCCCAGCCCCGATGATACCGTTACGACAAGCCTAGGGTGCGATCCGGACACGGTCTATTTTGTGAATGACGTACTACCCATTTTCACATCATCATGCGCTATGAGCACCTGTCATGATGCCATTTCGGCAAGAGAAGGTGTAATACTGACCGATTACCTGCACATTATGAGTACTGGACATATACATGCCGGTGATCCGCAGACAAGTAGTGCTTATCACTCATTGAATGCTGGAGGAGAAAACCACATGCCTCCTATCGGTTCGGGCGTAGTGCTCACGCAGGATCAGAAGGATGCCATATATAACTGGATTCTGCAGGGAGCCGCAAACAACAGTTGTACCGAGACGACCTGCGATAGCACAAGCGTTTCGTATTCGGGAAGTGTCGTTCCTATCTTGGAATTGTACTGTTTCGGTTGTCATTCATCAACCTCAGCACCAAATTCTGGTGGAGGCGTGGCCTTAGAACCATACTCGAATCTAATGACCTATGTAAATAATGGATTTCTTATCGGTGACATTACCCATCAGAACGGATACAACGCCATGCCACTTGGCGGAAACAAGTTGGATGACTGTAAGATCGGTACGATCAGAAATTGGATAAACGAAGGAGCTCAGAACAACTGATGAAGAAAAACCACAAGGGCCTTTATGGCGTTTTCCTGATAAGCATGGTGTTGCTCTCGTCATGCTACTACGACAATGAAGAGCAAGTTTACGAATACTACAATCAGAACAACACCTGCGATACCTCTGCGGTAACCTTCGCAAACGATATTATGCCAATGATCCAGGGTAACTGCGTAAGCGGTGGCTGCCATATGGCAGGAGGCACAGGCAACGGCATTTTCGAGAACTATTCTGAAGTGAAGGCCAAGGTCGACAATGGTTCTATGATGCAGCGTGTGGTAGTTGCGCAGGACATGCCTCCAGGCGGTGGACTCACCAGTTGTCAAATTAGCCAAATGCAGGCATGGATCTTGAATGGAGCTCCGAACAACTAA of Flavobacteriales bacterium contains these proteins:
- a CDS encoding DUF2892 domain-containing protein codes for the protein MKKNMGMADRVIRVVLAVVFAALYFAGTVSGALGIALLVLGVVFLLTAFVSFCPLYVPFGIRTCPKE
- a CDS encoding rhodanese-like domain-containing protein; amino-acid sequence: MGLLSTLFGANKTNEKVSEMLKNGALIVDVRTPEEYKAGHIKESVNIPLNLIPNKVNELKRKNKPIITCCRSGARSGMAADLLRKAGVEVENGGPWNSVKAMM